One Cohnella candidum genomic region harbors:
- a CDS encoding DNA translocase FtsK has translation MAKRKKKRASFGTNLKYEIYGILLITLSVITFYGEGRGAWALTSLSSLVLGKFYFLMALLGIWIGLYVMMKRQWPRGWTPRRSGFLLFCLACTLMSTISFAQSRLAPVEAVSAPNIIKQMGSALSSQVLNPPDPAAPEDTTEIQTDGTGEGTGEATDPSVVSAAELKPWEKDIGGGMLGALQYSVFYWMFGYYGAKFIMYIQFAISILLITNRSYVEMGRSIRLFLLRVMPLLAARLSSGRKLQSAKAVPVAPAGKREAQIAPEPLPDDDGLDELPFTPQQRKTPLFFQLFHGKPERETEDRPGDAWEDEEEPEWNGASASAPGARPDKRQETQKIDTERADAPHAPEQLSGPRFTDFTVQAQTTAAPWQEDEAEEHAEWGDDEAGLPDDPDSRVEAGEVPPEAEKADSAAETPAAKPAAPKKKPKPYRLPGVSLLDKPAAGSKSGNANDYIDTARKLEATLESFGVRAKVLDVARGPAVTRYELQPDVGVKVSRIVSLTDDIALALAAKDIRMEAPIPGKSAIGIEVPNNEVSVVTLREVVETQAFQEAPSKLTVAFGRDISGQPIVGNLAKMPHLLVAGATGSGKSVCINGIITSVLYKAKPDEVKFLMIDPKMVELNVYNGIPHLLAPVVTDPRRASLALKKIVVEMEKRYEKFSKSATRNIEGYNALMLSGDNPDGVLPYIVVIVDELADLMMVAAGDVEDAITRLAQMARAAGIHLIIATQRPSVDVITGVIKANIPSRIAFGVSSQVDSRTILDMVGAEKLLGRGDMLFLPMGASKPIRVQGAFLSDSEVEAVVGHARGQAEAEYNEELVPEIDETEAEAENEIMDELFDQAVQIVLEAKQASVSLLQRRMRIGYTRAARLIDSMEAKGIVGPYEGSKPREVLMSMEQYQQRIPS, from the coding sequence TTGGCCAAACGCAAAAAGAAAAGGGCTTCGTTCGGAACGAACCTCAAATACGAAATATACGGCATCCTGCTGATCACCCTCTCCGTCATCACCTTCTATGGAGAAGGCCGCGGCGCTTGGGCCTTGACCAGCCTGTCCAGCCTCGTGCTGGGCAAATTTTATTTTCTTATGGCCCTCTTGGGCATTTGGATCGGGTTGTACGTCATGATGAAAAGGCAATGGCCGCGAGGGTGGACGCCCAGGCGGTCGGGCTTTCTCTTGTTCTGCCTCGCGTGCACGCTGATGAGCACGATCTCCTTCGCGCAAAGCCGGCTCGCCCCGGTCGAAGCTGTGAGCGCTCCCAATATCATCAAGCAGATGGGCTCCGCGCTCAGCAGTCAAGTCCTCAATCCTCCGGATCCCGCCGCGCCGGAAGACACAACTGAAATTCAGACAGACGGAACAGGCGAGGGGACGGGCGAGGCAACGGACCCATCCGTCGTTTCCGCCGCAGAACTCAAGCCTTGGGAAAAAGACATCGGAGGCGGCATGCTCGGCGCCCTCCAATATTCCGTGTTTTATTGGATGTTCGGCTATTATGGCGCCAAATTCATCATGTACATACAGTTCGCGATCTCGATTCTGCTGATCACGAACCGCTCTTACGTAGAAATGGGCCGCTCGATCCGCTTGTTCCTCCTGCGCGTCATGCCATTGTTGGCCGCCCGTTTGTCTTCGGGACGCAAGCTGCAATCCGCGAAGGCGGTACCCGTGGCGCCGGCCGGCAAACGCGAAGCGCAGATCGCGCCGGAACCGCTGCCGGACGACGACGGATTGGACGAGCTTCCGTTCACGCCTCAGCAACGCAAAACGCCTTTGTTTTTCCAGCTGTTCCATGGCAAACCGGAAAGGGAAACGGAAGACCGTCCGGGAGACGCTTGGGAAGACGAGGAGGAACCGGAATGGAACGGCGCTTCCGCTTCCGCTCCCGGGGCGCGCCCGGACAAACGCCAAGAAACGCAGAAGATCGACACGGAGAGAGCGGATGCGCCGCATGCGCCGGAACAGCTGTCCGGTCCGCGGTTCACCGACTTCACGGTCCAAGCGCAAACGACCGCCGCTCCATGGCAGGAAGACGAAGCGGAAGAGCATGCGGAGTGGGGGGACGACGAGGCCGGCTTGCCGGATGATCCGGATTCCCGAGTCGAGGCTGGAGAAGTGCCGCCCGAAGCTGAGAAGGCCGATTCCGCTGCGGAAACACCGGCCGCGAAACCTGCGGCACCCAAGAAAAAACCGAAACCCTACAGACTTCCAGGCGTTTCGCTGCTGGACAAGCCGGCCGCCGGCAGCAAATCCGGCAACGCCAACGACTATATCGACACGGCCCGCAAACTCGAGGCGACGCTGGAGAGCTTCGGCGTTCGCGCGAAAGTGCTGGACGTGGCCAGAGGCCCGGCCGTCACGCGATATGAACTGCAGCCCGACGTCGGCGTGAAGGTCAGCCGCATCGTCAGTTTGACCGACGACATCGCGCTGGCGCTCGCCGCGAAGGATATCCGGATGGAAGCGCCCATCCCGGGCAAATCCGCGATCGGCATCGAGGTGCCGAACAACGAGGTCAGCGTCGTTACGCTCCGCGAGGTCGTGGAGACGCAAGCGTTCCAGGAAGCGCCGTCGAAGCTGACGGTCGCATTCGGGCGCGACATTTCCGGACAGCCGATCGTCGGCAACCTCGCCAAGATGCCCCATCTTCTCGTTGCGGGCGCGACGGGCTCCGGTAAGTCCGTGTGCATCAACGGCATCATTACGAGCGTGCTGTACAAAGCGAAGCCGGACGAAGTCAAATTCCTGATGATCGACCCCAAAATGGTCGAGTTGAACGTGTATAACGGCATTCCGCATTTGCTGGCGCCGGTCGTCACCGATCCCCGCCGGGCCTCTCTCGCGCTGAAGAAGATCGTCGTGGAAATGGAAAAGCGCTACGAGAAGTTTTCCAAATCGGCGACGCGCAACATCGAAGGCTATAACGCGCTCATGCTGAGCGGGGACAACCCCGACGGCGTGCTGCCTTACATCGTCGTCATCGTCGACGAGCTCGCGGATCTCATGATGGTCGCGGCCGGCGACGTCGAAGACGCCATCACGCGCCTCGCGCAGATGGCGCGCGCGGCCGGCATCCATCTGATCATCGCGACGCAGCGGCCTTCCGTCGACGTCATCACCGGCGTCATCAAGGCCAACATCCCGAGCCGGATCGCGTTCGGCGTGTCGTCCCAAGTGGACTCGAGAACGATTCTGGATATGGTCGGAGCCGAGAAACTGCTCGGCCGCGGCGACATGCTCTTCCTTCCGATGGGGGCGTCCAAGCCGATCCGCGTGCAAGGCGCTTTCTTATCGGACAGCGAAGTGGAAGCGGTCGTCGGCCACGCGCGCGGTCAGGCCGAAGCCGAATACAATGAAGAGCTCGTGCCGGAGATCGACGAGACGGAGGCGGAAGCCGAAAACGAAATCATGGACGAGCTGTTCGACCAAGCCGTGCAAATCGTTCTCGAGGCGAAACAAGCTTCGGTATCGCTTCTCCAGCGCCGGATGAGGATCGGTTATACCCGGGCCGCGCGGCTGATCGACTCGATGGAGGCCAAAGGCATCGTCGGGCCTTATGAGGGCAGCAAACCGCGCGAAGTGCTGATGTCCATGGAACAGTACCAACAGCGCATCCCATCCTAA
- a CDS encoding DUF3388 domain-containing protein: protein MEPKQWYMEYKIHKNRPGLLGDIASLLGMLGVNILTINGVEDRARGMLLQTDDEEKIELLGKMLTKVENITVNKLRPTRLTDILAVRHGRYIERDSDDRKTFRFTRDELGLLVDFLGELFKMEGNQTIGLRGMPRVGKTESIIAGSVCAGKRWTFVSSTLLRQTVRSQLSEEEMNPSNVFIIDGIVSTIRSNEKHYNLLKDLMAMPSVKVIEHPDIFIRESEYDYDLFDCIVELRNSPDEEITYENFTTAGLNDDF from the coding sequence ATGGAGCCGAAACAATGGTATATGGAATATAAAATTCACAAAAACCGGCCCGGCCTTCTCGGGGATATCGCTTCCCTGCTCGGGATGCTGGGCGTCAATATTTTGACGATCAACGGGGTGGAGGACCGCGCGCGCGGCATGCTTCTGCAAACCGACGACGAAGAGAAGATCGAGCTTCTCGGCAAAATGCTGACGAAGGTGGAGAACATCACCGTCAACAAACTCCGTCCCACGAGGCTGACGGATATTTTGGCCGTGCGGCACGGACGCTACATCGAACGGGACTCCGACGACCGGAAAACGTTCCGTTTTACGCGCGACGAGCTCGGGCTGCTGGTCGATTTTCTCGGCGAGCTGTTCAAGATGGAAGGCAATCAGACGATCGGCCTTCGCGGCATGCCGCGCGTAGGCAAAACCGAATCGATCATCGCGGGAAGCGTGTGCGCGGGCAAGCGCTGGACGTTCGTTTCTTCCACGCTGCTTCGGCAGACGGTGAGAAGCCAGCTCTCCGAAGAGGAAATGAACCCGAGCAACGTGTTTATCATCGACGGCATCGTGAGCACGATCCGTTCGAACGAGAAGCATTACAACCTGCTCAAAGATTTGATGGCCATGCCTTCGGTCAAGGTCATCGAGCACCCCGACATCTTCATCCGCGAGTCGGAATACGATTACGACCTGTTCGACTGCATCGTGGAACTCCGCAATTCGCCGGACGAGGAAATCACGTATGAGAACTTCACGACGGCCGGCTTGAACGACGATTTCTGA
- the sleB gene encoding spore cortex-lytic enzyme: protein MRYRLVILTFCLVFGLLALFRLDHANHSRETFGTTILKQGSSGKDIYELQGRLKHLGYFNGKVDGQFGSSTLNAVKWFQWKFGMKADGVVGPKTKLKLWKATKDWKPTAAELPPGTAGGAAGGKAGAGGTERAQSLPASNNNGFTDKDLKMMANAVYGESRGEPYEGQVAVAAVILNRVRDAEFPNTPTGVIFQPGAFTAVSDGQIWLTPNANALKAVKDALSGWDPTDGCLYYFNPETATSKWIWSRPQYKTIGKHIFCR from the coding sequence GTGAGGTATCGTCTCGTGATTTTGACGTTCTGCCTCGTTTTCGGTTTGCTGGCTTTGTTCAGGCTCGACCATGCCAACCACAGCCGCGAAACGTTCGGAACGACGATATTGAAGCAAGGGTCGTCCGGTAAAGATATTTATGAACTCCAAGGTCGGCTCAAGCATCTCGGCTACTTCAACGGCAAAGTGGACGGCCAATTCGGCTCCTCGACATTAAACGCCGTTAAGTGGTTCCAATGGAAGTTCGGCATGAAAGCGGACGGCGTCGTGGGGCCCAAGACGAAGCTGAAGCTTTGGAAAGCGACGAAGGACTGGAAGCCGACCGCCGCCGAACTGCCTCCGGGAACCGCGGGCGGCGCAGCCGGAGGGAAAGCGGGAGCCGGCGGAACGGAACGCGCGCAATCGCTCCCGGCCTCGAACAACAACGGCTTTACGGACAAGGACCTGAAAATGATGGCCAACGCCGTCTACGGGGAATCCCGCGGCGAGCCGTACGAGGGGCAAGTCGCCGTGGCGGCGGTCATCCTGAACCGCGTCCGCGATGCGGAATTTCCGAATACGCCGACCGGGGTCATTTTCCAGCCGGGCGCTTTCACCGCGGTCTCCGACGGCCAAATTTGGCTGACTCCGAACGCCAACGCCCTGAAAGCGGTGAAAGACGCGCTGAGCGGATGGGATCCGACCGACGGCTGCCTCTATTACTTCAACCCGGAAACCGCCACTTCCAAGTGGATTTGGTCGCGGCCGCAGTATAAAACGATCGGCAAACATATTTTTTGCCGTTAA
- a CDS encoding YlzJ-like family protein, whose product MSLYTVMPHELVFDGWDHAPGPFLDITVRGVTMRVRPVAPGIGTIERLLSAPLDCYLKPEFAPGQTVSYTDDPAPSPSYDSGFEASPYLP is encoded by the coding sequence ATGAGCCTGTATACCGTAATGCCGCACGAATTGGTTTTTGACGGCTGGGATCATGCGCCTGGTCCATTCCTGGATATTACCGTGCGCGGGGTCACGATGCGGGTCCGTCCGGTGGCGCCAGGCATCGGAACGATCGAACGGCTGCTGAGCGCGCCGCTCGATTGTTACCTGAAGCCGGAGTTCGCTCCCGGACAAACGGTTAGCTATACCGATGACCCGGCCCCGTCGCCTTCGTACGACTCGGGCTTCGAGGCTTCTCCTTATCTGCCATAA
- a CDS encoding helix-turn-helix domain-containing protein: MSDLGALLRKAREQRGYTLDDVQEATKIRKRYLEAIETGDYKVLPGSFYVRAFVKTYAETVGLDAEEVLRLYQKELPKPASVEAIPAEPMMKKSRRSTQHNDRWGKVSVTLLMWLFPILIVAVIYVYLQQNADKTPSEINDNPISTEIATPSASTPVPSETVTPSPSPSESSAPPSPAVTYTLGKKSGTVQYVDVSTTGARQLVLEVTGDCWIDVNEKSRSGKSLYSKMIRAADAPQTLYFDLTQPIYVNMGRADNAKVTIDGTPFDDGDKADRARFLFTPVDAAAQP; this comes from the coding sequence ATGTCCGATTTGGGAGCCCTGCTTCGCAAAGCGCGCGAACAGCGGGGTTACACGCTCGACGACGTCCAGGAAGCGACCAAAATCCGCAAAAGGTACCTGGAAGCGATCGAGACGGGCGACTATAAAGTGCTTCCCGGGTCTTTCTACGTGCGCGCATTCGTCAAAACCTATGCCGAAACCGTCGGGCTTGACGCGGAGGAAGTGCTGCGCCTCTACCAGAAAGAGCTTCCTAAACCGGCGTCGGTCGAAGCGATTCCGGCGGAACCCATGATGAAGAAAAGCCGGAGAAGCACCCAGCATAACGACCGTTGGGGCAAAGTCTCGGTGACGCTGCTCATGTGGCTGTTCCCGATCCTCATCGTCGCCGTCATCTATGTGTATCTGCAGCAAAACGCCGACAAGACGCCAAGCGAGATCAACGATAATCCGATTTCCACGGAAATCGCTACGCCGTCCGCTTCGACGCCCGTTCCTTCCGAAACGGTAACGCCGAGCCCGTCACCGTCCGAGTCCTCCGCCCCGCCGTCTCCTGCCGTGACGTACACGCTCGGCAAAAAATCGGGAACGGTGCAGTACGTGGACGTATCGACGACAGGCGCGCGCCAGCTGGTGCTGGAAGTAACCGGGGATTGCTGGATCGACGTCAACGAAAAGAGCCGGTCCGGCAAATCGCTGTACAGCAAAATGATCCGAGCGGCCGACGCGCCGCAGACGCTTTACTTCGACTTGACGCAGCCGATCTACGTCAACATGGGCCGCGCGGACAACGCGAAAGTGACGATCGACGGCACGCCGTTCGACGACGGGGACAAGGCGGACCGCGCCCGTTTCCTTTTCACGCCGGTCGACGCCGCCGCGCAGCCTTAA
- a CDS encoding YajQ family cyclic di-GMP-binding protein — protein sequence MASEYSFDIVSKVDMEEVKNAITQSMKEIENRFDFKGSKSSIVLEKEEIVVRSDDDYKLGSVIDILQTKLLKRGVPIRNLDYGKIEPASGATVKQNIKLRQGVDQDNAKKINILIRDSKLKVKSQIQGDQIRVTGKSKDDLQSVMSLLKGADLPLELQFTNYR from the coding sequence ATGGCATCGGAATATTCTTTCGACATCGTTTCGAAAGTCGACATGGAAGAGGTCAAAAACGCCATTACGCAATCGATGAAAGAGATCGAAAACCGTTTTGATTTCAAAGGCAGCAAAAGCAGCATCGTTCTCGAAAAAGAAGAGATCGTGGTCCGATCGGACGACGATTATAAACTCGGAAGCGTCATCGACATTTTGCAGACAAAGCTGCTCAAACGCGGCGTTCCGATCCGCAACCTCGACTACGGGAAAATCGAACCGGCCTCGGGGGCGACCGTCAAGCAAAACATCAAGCTCCGCCAGGGCGTGGACCAGGACAACGCCAAAAAGATCAACATCCTGATCCGCGACTCCAAATTGAAGGTGAAAAGCCAAATCCAAGGCGACCAAATCCGCGTAACCGGGAAAAGCAAGGACGATCTGCAGTCCGTCATGTCGCTGCTCAAGGGCGCCGATTTGCCGTTGGAACTGCAATTCACGAACTATCGATAA
- the ymfI gene encoding elongation factor P 5-aminopentanone reductase, translating to MNRKALVTGGSRGIGAAAARRLAAGGADIVIPYFASGDAAERVAADCRKLGARAEVVRADVRDGASLAELKSSLDAMEWAPDILVHSAGTAFYGLLGDCGEDVWDDIMGVHLKAAYRLTRLFAPAMAWRRWGRIVYLSSIWGVIGASGEAAYAAAKGGLNAFAKSMARELASSGVTVNAVAPGAIETDMLADLTEEDRLAICRDVPLGRLGRPDEVADLIRFIASDDAGYITGQVLGINGGWSA from the coding sequence GTGAACCGCAAAGCGCTCGTCACCGGCGGATCGCGCGGCATCGGTGCCGCCGCGGCCCGCCGTTTGGCGGCGGGAGGGGCCGACATCGTCATCCCCTACTTCGCCTCCGGTGACGCCGCGGAACGCGTGGCCGCAGACTGCCGTAAGCTCGGCGCACGCGCGGAAGTCGTCCGAGCCGACGTCAGGGACGGCGCTTCGCTCGCCGAATTGAAATCGAGCCTCGACGCGATGGAATGGGCCCCGGACATTCTCGTTCACAGCGCCGGAACGGCGTTTTACGGCTTGCTGGGGGATTGCGGGGAAGACGTATGGGACGACATCATGGGCGTTCATTTGAAGGCCGCCTACCGCTTGACCCGCCTGTTCGCTCCGGCCATGGCCTGGAGGCGGTGGGGGAGAATCGTTTATTTGTCCAGCATCTGGGGCGTCATCGGGGCCTCGGGTGAAGCGGCTTACGCCGCTGCCAAAGGCGGGTTGAACGCCTTCGCCAAATCCATGGCCCGGGAGCTCGCTTCGTCCGGCGTCACGGTGAATGCGGTTGCTCCCGGAGCGATCGAGACGGATATGCTGGCTGATCTGACCGAGGAGGATCGGCTCGCGATTTGCCGGGACGTTCCTTTAGGCCGGTTGGGGCGGCCCGACGAAGTGGCGGATTTGATCCGCTTCATCGCGTCGGACGACGCCGGTTACATCACGGGCCAGGTTCTCGGCATCAACGGCGGCTGGTCGGCATAA
- the yfmH gene encoding EF-P 5-aminopentanol modification-associated protein YfmH, with protein sequence MEKLEYPKLQETIWHEKLDNGLEVYLLPKPGFTKTYATFTTRYGSIDNRFRPPGGEPISVPDGIAHFLEHKMFEEPEGDVFSRFAVQGASSNAYTSFDRTVYLFSATGQIEENLVTLIDFVQNPYFTDENVEKEKGIIIQEIDMYRDNPDWRVYFGLIEALYLKHPVHIDIAGTAETVRSITKEMLYDCYHTFYHPSNMTLFVVGGIDPASTMDLIKNNQAAKSFSPGGEIERIFEQEPAQVREPLRQIELPVSLPKCLFGFKEDPGPSAGEETIRRELASKLMLEALLGPSSPLYQQMYDDNLISDNFGHEYNTGPGFAFSVIGGETRDPEELRKRVCGALFEAAERGIDPKVFERTRRKRIGTFLRMMNSPEAIAGEFTRYRHKGGDLFRVVELIESLTPEDINARLREHVSEDRLAVSVVRSGSA encoded by the coding sequence ATGGAGAAGCTGGAATACCCCAAACTGCAGGAGACGATCTGGCACGAGAAGCTGGACAACGGGCTCGAGGTCTATTTGCTTCCGAAGCCGGGTTTCACCAAAACTTACGCAACCTTCACGACGCGATACGGCTCCATCGACAACCGTTTTCGGCCGCCGGGCGGGGAACCGATCTCCGTGCCGGACGGCATCGCTCATTTCCTTGAGCATAAAATGTTCGAAGAGCCGGAAGGAGACGTGTTCTCCCGGTTCGCCGTCCAAGGCGCATCATCCAATGCGTATACCAGCTTCGATCGCACCGTTTACCTCTTCTCCGCAACCGGGCAGATCGAGGAGAATCTCGTTACGCTGATCGATTTCGTGCAAAATCCCTATTTCACGGACGAAAACGTCGAGAAGGAAAAAGGGATCATCATCCAGGAAATCGACATGTACCGCGACAATCCCGATTGGCGGGTTTATTTCGGCTTGATCGAAGCGCTTTACCTGAAGCACCCGGTGCATATCGACATTGCCGGAACGGCCGAAACGGTGCGGTCGATCACGAAAGAGATGCTTTACGACTGCTACCACACGTTTTATCATCCCTCCAACATGACCCTGTTCGTCGTAGGAGGAATCGATCCCGCCTCCACGATGGACTTGATTAAGAACAACCAAGCGGCGAAATCGTTCTCGCCCGGCGGCGAAATCGAGCGGATATTCGAGCAGGAACCCGCCCAGGTTCGGGAGCCGCTGCGCCAAATCGAGCTGCCGGTTTCGCTGCCGAAATGCTTGTTCGGCTTCAAGGAAGATCCGGGCCCTTCGGCGGGCGAAGAGACGATCCGCCGGGAATTGGCGAGCAAGCTGATGCTCGAGGCGCTGCTGGGGCCGAGCTCTCCCCTGTACCAGCAAATGTACGACGACAATCTGATCTCCGACAACTTCGGGCACGAGTACAATACGGGGCCCGGGTTCGCATTCTCCGTGATCGGCGGGGAAACCCGGGATCCGGAAGAACTGAGGAAGCGGGTTTGCGGCGCTTTATTCGAAGCGGCGGAGCGGGGAATCGACCCTAAAGTGTTCGAACGAACGCGGCGCAAACGGATCGGCACGTTTCTCCGCATGATGAACAGCCCGGAAGCGATCGCAGGGGAATTCACGCGTTACCGTCACAAGGGCGGCGACCTGTTCCGCGTCGTGGAGCTGATCGAAAGCCTGACGCCGGAGGATATTAACGCCAGGCTCCGCGAGCACGTCTCCGAAGACCGGCTGGCGGTCTCCGTCGTCCGGAGCGGTTCCGCGTGA
- the yfmF gene encoding EF-P 5-aminopentanol modification-associated protein YfmF, with the protein MPEQFERGTLGRLRLHVLPTKRFKTFAVSLFAGVPLSESGVTPTALTPFVLRRGTESYPETIAFREKLDELYGAGFGFDLYKRGDHQVVQFRIDMINDRFVSTNESLLKEALRYLGEAVTAPALEDGRFRSRYVEAEKTTVTKRIEAIINDKIRYAAERCTEEMCKGDPYRLPSLGRKEELAGIDAASLYSHYRQWLEKAAFDLYVAGDTTLEEVESFARQAFRLPDGTPSGYSKPVLVPAREQVQTIVERLDVGQGKLNMGLRVASTYGDEDYPALLLYNGLLGAFPHSKLFVNVREKASLAYYASSRLDGHKGLMTIQSGIEIPNYEKAVDIIREQLAAMKRGEFAADDLGRTKAMLSNQLREIQDSAFERIGFDYNAIVSGKERTADQFIADLEAVTPEQIVAAAQGVKLDTIYFLRDKKGGA; encoded by the coding sequence ATGCCGGAACAATTTGAACGCGGCACGCTGGGGCGGCTCCGCCTTCACGTGCTGCCGACAAAACGCTTCAAAACGTTCGCCGTTTCGCTGTTCGCGGGCGTTCCTCTGTCCGAATCCGGGGTGACGCCGACGGCGCTCACCCCTTTCGTGCTTCGGAGGGGGACGGAGAGCTATCCCGAGACGATCGCTTTCCGGGAAAAGCTGGATGAGTTATACGGCGCCGGATTCGGATTCGACCTGTACAAACGGGGCGACCATCAGGTCGTCCAATTCCGCATCGACATGATCAACGACCGGTTTGTCTCCACCAACGAATCGCTGCTGAAAGAAGCCCTCCGGTATTTGGGCGAAGCCGTGACGGCGCCTGCCCTGGAGGACGGCCGTTTCCGTTCCCGTTACGTGGAAGCCGAGAAAACGACCGTGACCAAACGGATCGAAGCGATCATCAACGATAAAATCCGTTATGCCGCGGAACGCTGCACCGAAGAGATGTGCAAGGGCGATCCGTACCGGCTGCCGTCGCTGGGCCGCAAGGAAGAGCTGGCCGGTATCGACGCGGCTTCGCTCTATTCCCACTACCGGCAATGGCTGGAGAAGGCGGCCTTCGACCTGTACGTCGCGGGAGACACGACCCTGGAGGAAGTGGAATCCTTCGCCAGACAGGCTTTTCGGTTGCCCGACGGAACGCCGTCCGGGTACTCCAAGCCCGTCCTCGTTCCCGCGAGGGAGCAGGTCCAGACGATCGTCGAACGGCTGGACGTGGGGCAGGGCAAATTGAACATGGGGCTTCGCGTCGCCAGCACTTACGGTGACGAGGATTATCCTGCGCTGTTGTTGTACAACGGTCTGCTGGGCGCGTTTCCGCACTCGAAACTGTTCGTCAACGTACGGGAGAAAGCCAGCCTGGCGTATTACGCCTCTTCCCGTCTGGACGGCCACAAGGGGCTCATGACGATCCAATCGGGCATCGAGATCCCGAACTACGAGAAAGCGGTGGACATTATCCGCGAACAGCTGGCCGCGATGAAGAGGGGCGAATTCGCCGCGGACGACTTGGGCCGCACGAAGGCGATGCTGTCCAACCAGCTGAGGGAAATCCAGGATTCCGCGTTCGAGCGCATCGGTTTCGATTACAATGCGATCGTTTCGGGCAAGGAGAGAACGGCGGATCAATTCATCGCCGATCTCGAAGCCGTAACGCCGGAGCAGATCGTCGCTGCGGCCCAGGGCGTGAAGCTGGACACGATCTACTTCCTGCGCGACAAGAAAGGGGGAGCTTAA
- a CDS encoding ClpP family protease: protein MDSITIQNNSGEQPNPGLNPAEERRNSSAVDSVVQLGQTVVPTNESNVFCLTIIGQVEGHMMLPPQNKTTKYEHVIPQLVAAEQNPKIEGLLIVLNTVGGDVEAGLAMAEMISSMSKPKVAIVLGGGHSIGVPIAVSADYTLIAETATMTIHPIRLTGLIIGVPQTFEYLEKMQERVVRFVTRHSNIGEETFKELMFKTGELTRDIGTTVIGADAVKHGLINAVGGLGDALRHLNRLIAERKMTQGNVVQ from the coding sequence ATGGATTCGATCACGATCCAAAACAACAGCGGCGAGCAGCCGAATCCCGGCTTGAATCCCGCCGAAGAACGCCGGAATTCGTCCGCGGTCGACTCGGTCGTTCAACTGGGCCAGACGGTCGTCCCGACCAATGAAAGCAACGTTTTCTGTCTCACCATCATCGGCCAGGTCGAAGGGCACATGATGCTCCCGCCTCAGAACAAGACGACCAAGTACGAGCATGTCATTCCCCAACTGGTGGCGGCGGAGCAAAATCCGAAAATCGAAGGGCTTCTCATCGTGCTCAATACGGTGGGGGGAGACGTCGAGGCTGGCCTGGCCATGGCTGAAATGATCTCTTCCATGTCTAAGCCCAAGGTGGCGATCGTGCTTGGAGGCGGTCATTCCATTGGGGTGCCCATCGCGGTGTCCGCGGATTATACGCTGATCGCGGAGACGGCTACGATGACGATCCACCCCATTCGGCTCACCGGCTTGATCATCGGAGTTCCGCAAACGTTCGAATACCTGGAGAAAATGCAAGAGCGCGTGGTCCGGTTCGTCACCCGTCATTCCAATATCGGCGAAGAGACATTCAAGGAACTGATGTTCAAAACGGGAGAACTGACCCGGGACATCGGCACGACCGTCATCGGGGCGGATGCGGTCAAACACGGGCTCATCAATGCGGTAGGCGGCCTGGGCGACGCCCTTCGCCATTTGAACCGTCTGATCGCGGAACGCAAAATGACACAGGGGAACGTGGTCCAATGA
- a CDS encoding DUF3243 domain-containing protein, with protein sequence MSTVLSSFDTWKKFLGDRVAAAKNAGIGEDTITKLAFEIGEFLDNKVDPKNEEERVLKELWDVGSESERHCMASLMVKLAEQNQ encoded by the coding sequence ATGTCGACGGTACTGAGCAGTTTCGACACCTGGAAGAAATTTTTGGGGGACCGCGTGGCGGCCGCCAAAAACGCAGGCATCGGCGAAGACACGATCACCAAGCTGGCGTTTGAGATCGGCGAGTTCCTCGACAACAAAGTCGATCCGAAGAACGAGGAAGAGCGCGTTCTGAAGGAGCTTTGGGACGTCGGCAGCGAATCCGAACGCCACTGCATGGCGAGCCTGATGGTCAAGCTGGCCGAACAGAACCAATAA